CACCTGGTTGCGCAACTGCCGGGCCATTTCGGCGTTCTCGGCCACGGCGGCGGTATAGCCTTCGTCGAGCAGGATCTCGGAAAGCAGCTCTCGAATGCCGACCTCGTCGTCAACGATCAGGATGTCACTGCTACGCATGGTGTCTCCGATAGGGGCAGCATCACCCGCATTTGTGCGCCATGGGGCGACACATTGCCGGCACTGATACTGCCTTTATGCTCTTCAATGATTCGTTTGACCACCGCCAGCCCCAGGCCGCTGCCTTTGGCTTTGCTGGTGACATAGGGATCGAATGCGCGCGGCAGGATTTCGGGCGGGAAGCCGGCGCCATTGTCGGTCACCGTCATCACAACTTGTTGATCTGCAATGAACGTCCTAATTTCTATGATCGCCTCGGCAACGTCAAGCGTGGCATCCTGCGCGTTCACGACCAGATTGTGTATGACCTGGCGCAGCAGGGCGGCATCGGCCAGGATCGGCAGTTCGCCGTCGTGGAGATCCATCCGTACCGACGGGTTGGATTCGTACAGCATCATCACTTCGCGCACGATCGCATTCAGGTCGGTGGCCGCCATCCGGCTGGCCGGCGCGCGCGCGTAGTCGCGGAAGGCGTCGACCATGCCCTTCAGCGCCGCCACCTGCTTGATGATGGTATCGGTCGAGCGTTGCAGGAAATCGGCGTCGTGCGCATCGAGCTTGTTGCCGAGCTTCATCGCCAGCCGTTCGGCCGACAGCTGGATCGGTGTCAGCGGGTTGCGGATCTCGTGGGCGAGCCGCTTGGCAACCTCGCCCCAGGCCGCATCGCGCTGGGCACGGACCAGATCGGTCACTTCGTCGAAGACCACCACCCGCCCGGCGCCATCCGGCAGCAGGCCGCCGCGCACCAGCAGCAGCCGGCCGTCGCTGAGTTCGATCTGCTGCTGCCAGTCGCTTTCGTCACGGTCCAGCCTCGAGTAGACCGACGACACGAAGGCTTCCAGCGCCGGTGCCCACGCCAGCCATTCCGGCAGCGGCGTCAGCGCCAGCATGTTCAGGTCCCAGTCGAGAATGCGCGACGCGCTCTGGTTTGCAGCCGTCAGCCGCAGGTCGGCATCGAAGGCCAGCACGCCGCTCGACAGCGCGGCCAGGATGCGTTCCAGATAGGCGCGGTTGGCCTCGATCTGTTCGCGCGCGGCCTCTTCCGCCTGCTTGGCATCGGCCAGTTGCCGCGTCATCCGGTTGAACAGCGCGGTCAGGATGCCGAGCTCGTCGCGGCGGTAGATCGGATGCTGGCGCGAGAAGTCGCCCTGGGCCACCGCCCGCGTGCCGGCAGCCAGCGCCGACAGCGGTGCCGACAGCCGGCGCGACAGCAATGCCCCCAGCCCGACGGCCGCAAACAGCGACAGCAGCAGGGTCAGCGACAGCGTCAGCCGGTAGAACTCCTTCAGCCCGTCCC
This genomic interval from Microvirgula aerodenitrificans DSM 15089 contains the following:
- a CDS encoding sensor histidine kinase is translated as MRPWLIALGVLGLGLLYLLAIASGSTSSLTDYYWWIFALNGLLVLGLVAVLGRELWRMRRAVRERVFGAKLTLRMTSMFALVAVLPGILVFTMSVQFLNRSIESWFNVQVESALDRGLNLGRSALDALLADLAARNSVAARELANATPALQAERLDRLRSQLGIRQLALFDSRDRLIAYSCPDNNMSPPPPPAASFGGALDATSEWRGIEGGGGATLLLKVAQRINRIGYGDTVTLVAVQPAPQQLAVDAEQVEATRADYRKLVLARDGLKEFYRLTLSLTLLLSLFAAVGLGALLSRRLSAPLSALAAGTRAVAQGDFSRQHPIYRRDELGILTALFNRMTRQLADAKQAEEAAREQIEANRAYLERILAALSSGVLAFDADLRLTAANQSASRILDWDLNMLALTPLPEWLAWAPALEAFVSSVYSRLDRDESDWQQQIELSDGRLLLVRGGLLPDGAGRVVVFDEVTDLVRAQRDAAWGEVAKRLAHEIRNPLTPIQLSAERLAMKLGNKLDAHDADFLQRSTDTIIKQVAALKGMVDAFRDYARAPASRMAATDLNAIVREVMMLYESNPSVRMDLHDGELPILADAALLRQVIHNLVVNAQDATLDVAEAIIEIRTFIADQQVVMTVTDNGAGFPPEILPRAFDPYVTSKAKGSGLGLAVVKRIIEEHKGSISAGNVSPHGAQMRVMLPLSETPCVAVTS